The following is a genomic window from Psychrobacter immobilis.
TTTAACGCAGCACTGGTCTTCGGCAGCTCTAGTGGCACTGTCGGATTCAGTACGGTCGCCGTCAATAGAAATATAATCATCAATACCAGCATGATGTCGATAAGCGGAATGAGGTTCATCTCACTCATACTTTGACTGTCATCATCACCCAATTGAAATGCCATAATCACTCTCAATACATTTGGTTATTCGCAATATAGCTCGCTTGACTATCGCCTAACGAACTGCCCGATCAATGGATAGTCGTTAAGGCTGCGACGCGGCTGAATTATGATAATGAGTCACTTGCTGAGCATCTGCTGTGTTTGAGTGCATACCCTTTGCTAATGGATCTTGGGTAACAGTCGATTTGCTGTCCGTTAACGGCTGCTGGGTAACGACCATTTCGGCAGAACGTGCCAATAAGTCATGCGCTCTATCGTTGGCGTGATACATCACACGGCGATTGATACGCACTGCAAGGTTATAAAATACCACGGCTGGAATCGCCACGGCGATCCCCAAACCTGTCATGATAAGTGCCTCACCGACTGGCCCTGCTACTTGTCCCAAGCCTGCTTGCCCACTCATGCCAATGTTATGTAGCGCATGAAAAATACCCCATACCGTCCCAAACAAACCAATAAATGGCGCAATTGCTGCCGTCGTCCCAAGAATAGGTAAGCCGCGCTCACTGGCAAAACGGTAACGACCAATATGCTTGAGCAAGATCTGCTCAGTAACCAAACGGCGAGTAGTGGCATCTGCTGCTATCATCTCAGCCTGTTTTACTTGAATCTGCTGACTCAAATCATCTGCAACATTGGCGGCCAATTTGCGGCTTTGTAGCACACGAATGGTGCCAGTAACCCAAGAAAGAATAGATAAAGCAAGCAACAAAAAGAACAAAGTTTTTGTCACCATGTCGCTGATTTGCCAGTATTGCATAAAGTCCATGTCAGACTCCTTTGTATTTTATTACCATTGTTCGATTATTTGCGATTGCGCCGATGCTTGGTACTAATAACCATTTATTTATGGCACATTATAAGTAACAGGTAATGTGACATTACCGACGACTGGCACGCCATTTTTAGTAAAAGGTCTGAATTTTCCAGAGCTTACTTGACGCTGCGCCTCTTTATCTACTATTGAATTGCCTGAAGATTGAGCAACGCGGGCACTATCAATACCGCCCTGCTTATTCACTCTTAATATCAATACCACTTTGAATGTATCACCCGAAGATGCTCTACGAGCGGCTCGAGTAGGAAAGCTAAAGTTTGGCGCTGATGCCCAGTCTGCAGCACTAGCAGTAAAGCTCACAGGTTCATTACTTGCAGCGGCTGCGGCTTTTTGCGCGGCATCTTTAGCCGCTTTGTCTTCTGCTGCTTTTCTGGCATTCGCTTCGGCTTGAGCCTCTCGGGCAGCCTTGGCATCGGCTATTTTCTTAGCGTCTTGCACTGCTCTATCATGGGCTTCTTGAGCGGCCTTTTGTGATTCTGCTGCTAGCATTTTACGTCGTTCTTCAGCTTCACGTTGACTATCAGCCATTGAGGTATCCACCTTCGATTCTACTATTGGCTTTTTCGACACCTCTTTTTTAATAATATCAGGCTTCTTTTTTTC
Proteins encoded in this region:
- a CDS encoding MotA/TolQ/ExbB proton channel family protein; the encoded protein is MDFMQYWQISDMVTKTLFFLLLALSILSWVTGTIRVLQSRKLAANVADDLSQQIQVKQAEMIAADATTRRLVTEQILLKHIGRYRFASERGLPILGTTAAIAPFIGLFGTVWGIFHALHNIGMSGQAGLGQVAGPVGEALIMTGLGIAVAIPAVVFYNLAVRINRRVMYHANDRAHDLLARSAEMVVTQQPLTDSKSTVTQDPLAKGMHSNTADAQQVTHYHNSAASQP
- a CDS encoding energy transducer TonB encodes the protein MSSTDLDAPPLKLILAAIIIVVGLHVLTAVALVAIKTPEIKVEPKKDTPPIEIEMVTLPVKTAVPEVEKVQEVKPKKAAPKTESKPEPKKQAPSKPKVAPVVKAKQNAPEKPVVKAKKADIAPVVKVEKKKPDIIKKEVSKKPIVESKVDTSMADSQREAEERRKMLAAESQKAAQEAHDRAVQDAKKIADAKAAREAQAEANARKAAEDKAAKDAAQKAAAAASNEPVSFTASAADWASAPNFSFPTRAARRASSGDTFKVVLILRVNKQGGIDSARVAQSSGNSIVDKEAQRQVSSGKFRPFTKNGVPVVGNVTLPVTYNVP